Proteins found in one Homalodisca vitripennis isolate AUS2020 chromosome 4, UT_GWSS_2.1, whole genome shotgun sequence genomic segment:
- the LOC124359185 gene encoding repetitive organellar protein-like isoform X1 has translation MEEFLPSEIARAVYGYLLSVGCKEAARIFLDTSPNLTECKQRVNTGKPLTHANTLLLGRNLTEVLNIACSFHSIVKQAQEKRQQNKDDIVGETSFGLLEQLRSFVLREGNENLSLQESNVQEQQPNCDQAHQVSEVNNGKEATPKKIEHLQTNTEQTFSPPLTLDSLVLQDDRSQPCSQSDVLHSEPSPQHLNTPKRSNLQKGEASLAENYKNLVQECSAGLDLSSSPDKSHTKNRNGGCRTPINQPISAPLVPELEVENQSAIAAIAGITFRSSQSSQVLVTNPSQMAPICTSLPTSTNMNLLSDPIVTPASTGGPQTYSLTSTNTQQVYSAQSVAISTNCNLVSSVTPSFSAPQPIMSTASTSFLYPNTQPMVLTNSDVDGIDKLPDPPIIMLNSQYQPVDANTSSASYFGGPPCAASTPRSTMFAPEDTACIIYPLISTTLPRKKKKVKEKPQGVTSLRKLLPKPPRKDPPNIIHVKVLPQNIDEEDEDEEANDSNNGLENDNNEMELAKELPELGEGGEHSEIEKENTVKEDILQPRSKDDNSITIDEKMSRENNTDKEKSTVEKGNDKETQVNTPKPKALKKNISRSTPRRNSHIRALSFNTPLKPTVNRKSNTSPKMPKIRFSPRTNKLNNIKRSSLFKSPTSPKSLKDLSRLTEDDENESHEDEKETKNNENLIGKSSKTQTCGRNLTSTQKTPKQSYLHLENEEAEKENSGDFFEKSSLTKIPIATRSPAPKLSNAWKEVNDITITEKPQWDEKIRSFISGDFVDPAPPPKMKTKRKTKEKTSSHEKISKEVSVQENKGERRSLRLTKKNEKSSKKYSTKTNCSSVVKDTPKKVILASSLQSIKKSNHSRKRALKKPHGESQQSVSSREISSSSDGSFTTLNQTGSSLNRYDNKNVDIDSSKPKNDILGKCSDVNEKEPTTEDNVLTTTNNILLEDLVVSSNSCFPQIGDDVGNERNKLSKEISRRLNENSMEKQPPVSDNHTILESDETPSLKTCSPEFALPHVPTLETPLKEFQIITPQTCLNTPMLNIIRQDVSVLEEDLLLTPSLPPTPQVNFFKQPVKTPCKSKMSPNNNHKYNEDKTRYVEQSLHYVSDIKSAKSPTTINENKTQSSCKQIHGINSESINNEPQTTHEKNSKADAIISKKLKQENIITIQKPKNDVISTSTDSSEDDIVNNYVAKLQNNKSNVTVQTKLANKSKINTPPSKTNIYTSSESSNDGIDYTVKNNQTKTNMSKLSSMILQNERKKLDCKTKIPACNKKQKKMLKKCSQSTASLSSNFVELSSSKKIEKSIRKKSKSIDKNSISEEEKEQNSAKQSKKNNSPKISSSVNKFETSLTPEKVRQQLQLDLLKRERQMIFGDGVSFSSDSDTETEVFERKTFVAKKTKSNKSEKLKRKSSQEVNSDISSTIFPTKDQEKEKFEKCAKFENSKQNKATKDSIELKKDDSTVEEITVMIKASSEKTQHELVEDSNKEVLRAVESIALISPCQSSQSTVIKYTERTTYTELSNSSSYINENNSECIENFKVQEHLARSVGSKNIISSVIKDKSLEDNYNTNEEDVNLSNSHVKNNGVHESEITRESEEKDTISEKDLPRPPTPYRINPDNVRNVPNPINQSQFSESSEVEENHIFVVSSTTCTKINTSFCTSEFDPNMKCGFEVDDNKVITASFSEMILHLALPSKTCNHIKKTSQEKIPSGGEISKYPAGKRRVKLTPVCDDKYEQKLKVDYDIDEEGHIINKKGEKRIVSDLDVLDVSCSTIETNISLAENNASIPSSFELITSKQLVKDSKVRENEQKCNLTKNITDRPETSRNENKNCSFSDLKKCEVDNNTTESKYEQYISRERNQHYTCRYDSKMTSSSESAGRPKEGSRRKEADQISLNESVSSEDKRNKYIHRTHSDRRKERESSHRRMDSSHRRRSSEEIKQNKKYFERRRCRDYDRRVYSERRYYTSTRRQRREESSSPESRRRGFKQHTSETSLARCHSSRTLRSNTDKNALFVKKLNVHYEDVDNVEKVGNRSGKDESILNPTVKVDPRSAQIITYSDLEKNESSSDGAPSLMDFAVMHKTKDNRSATISPHSSQQLDVDNDKVDSSLSHKRKALDDGETGLDTPQTHKKLKLGEVEMKEAKSVLKHKMADMLNVLHPDTSNEAS, from the exons GGTACTTACTGTCTGTGGGGTGTAAGGAAGCAGCCAGAATATTTTTGGATACGTCACCAAACCTTACGGAATGCAAGCAAAGAGTAAACACTGGCAAACCGTTGACACATGCAAACACTCTTCTTCTTGGCCGAAATCTCACAGAAGTTCTTAACATAGCTTGTAGTTTTCATAGCATAG tgAAACAGGCACAAGAAAAGCGACAACAAAATAAAGATGATATTGTGGGAGAGACTTCATTTGGCCTGCTAGAACAACTGAGAAGTTTTGTGTTGAGGGAAGGCAATGAAAATCTGAGTTTACAGGAAAGTAATGTTCAAGAGCAGCAGCCTAACTGTGATCAGGCACATCAAGTGTCCGAG GTTAACAACGGCAAGGAAGCAACACCCAAGAAGATTGAACACTTACAGACCAATACAGAACAAACATTTTCACCTCCACTTACACTGGATTCACTAGTGTTGCAG GATGACAGATCACAGCCATGTTCACAGTCTGATGTTCTCCATTCTGAACCGTCACCACAACATCTGAACACTCCTAAGAGAAGCAACTTGCAGAAAGGAGAAGCTTCACTAGCTGAGAACTACAAGAACTTGGTACAGGAAT GTAGTGCAGGGCTTGATTTGTCATCATCTCCAGATAAGTCTCATACAAA aaacAGGAATGGTGGATGCAGAACACCTATAAACCAGCCAATCAGTGCTCCAC tagtCCCTGAACTTGAAGTGGAGAATCAGTCAGCCATTGCAGCAATTGCTGGTATCACGTTCAGGAGCTCTCAGTCATCACAAGTACTGGTAACTAACCCATCCCAAATGGCTCCGATATGTACAAGTCTACCAACAAGTACAAACATGAACCTGCTTAGTGATCCGATTGTCACTCCAGCAAGTACAGGTGGCCCACAAACTTACTCTTTGACCAGTACCAACACACAACAGGTCTACTCAGCACAATCCGTAGCCATCTCAACAAATTGCAATCTGGTCTCGTCAGTGACTCCTAGTTTCAGTGCTCCCCAGCCCATTATGTCTACTGCTTCAACCAGCTTTCTGTACCCCAATACCCAGCCGATGGTTTTAACCAATTCCGATGTGGATGGGATTGACAAGCTACCTGATCCTCCCATCATAATGCTCAATAGTCag tacCAACCAGTGGATGCTAATACCAGTTCTGCTTCATATTTTGGAGGACCTCCTTGTGCTGCTTCTACTCCTCGCAGTACGATGTTCGCTCCTGAAGACACAGCGTGTATTATATATCCTCTAA tttctacCACTCTgccaagaaaaaaaaagaaagtcaAAGAAAAGCCACAAGGAGTGACTTCCTTAAGAAAATTACTCCCCAAACCTCCTCGTAAAGATCCTCCAAATATTATACATGTCAAGGTTTTACCTCAAAACATAGATGAAGAAGATGAAGATGAAGAAGCGAACGATTCAAACAATGGCTTGGAAAATGATAATAACGAAATGGAGTTAGCCAAAGAACTTCCAGAACTTGGAGAGGGAGGGGAACATTCAGAAATTGAAAAGGAAAATACTGTGAAAGAGGATATACTTCAGCCGAGAAGCAAAGATGATAACAGTATCACTATTGATGAAAAAATGTCTAGAGAAAACAATACTGATAAAGAGAAATCTACTGTAGAGAAAGGTAATGATAAAGAAACACAAGTAAATACACCAAAACCAAAAGcgctaaaaaaaaatattagtcgCTCAACCCCAAGACGAAATAGCCATATTCGTGCTCTGAGTTTTAATACACCTCTAAAACCAACAGTTAATAGAAAATCTAATACCTCACCAAAAATGCCTAAAATAAGATTTTCTCCTCGTaccaataaactaaataatataaaacgttcTTCCTTATTTAAATCTCCAACCAGTCCAAAATCTCTCAAGGATCTTTCCCGTTTAACAGAAGATGATGAAAATGAATCTCATGAAGATGAAAAAGAAACAAAGAACAATGAAAACTTGATTGGAAAATCTTCAAAGACACAAACATGTGGAAGAAATttaacatcaacacagaaaactccaaaacaatcttatttacatttagaaaatgaAGAAGCTGAAAAAGAGAACAGTGgagacttttttgaaaaatcatCTCTGACAAAAATACCCATTGCTACAAGAAGCCCTGCACCTAAGTTGAGTAATGCATGGAAAGAAGTGAATGATATAACAATAACTGAAAAACCACAGTGGGATGAAAAAATTAGAAGCTTCATCAGTGGGGATTTTGTTGATCCAGCTCCCCCCCCTAagatgaaaacaaaaagaaagactAAAGAAAAAACTTCTTCCcatgaaaaaatatcaaaagaagtGTCAGTTCAAGAAAATAAAGGTGAAAGAAGGTCATTGAGATTGACGAAAAAGAATGAGAAATCCTcaaaaaaatattctacaaaaacAAATTGCTCATCAGTTGTGAAAGACACtcctaaaaaagttattttagctAGTTCCTTGCagagtattaaaaaaagtaaccACAGTAGGAAAAGAGCTTTAAAAAAGCCTCATGGTGAATCACAGCAGAGTGTTTCTAGCAGGGAAATAAGTTCTTCTAGTGACGGTAGTTTTACAACTTTAAACCAAACTGGTTCAAGTTTGAACAGATATGACAATAAAAATGTAGATATTGATTCATCTAAGCCAAAAAATGATATCCTTGGAAAGTGTTCTGATGTAAATGAGAAGGAACCAACAACAGAAGACAATGTTTTAACAACTACAAACAACATTCTGTTAGAAGATCTTGTTGTATCTTCCAATAGTTGTTTTCCACAAATAGGGGATGATGTGGGAAATGAACGGAATAAATTATCAAAAGAGATATCAAGGAGATTAAATGAGAATTCTATGGAGAAACAACCCCCTGTATCTGATAATCACACAATTCTAGAGTCAGATGAGACACCCTCTTTAAAAACTTGTTCACCAGAGTTTGCACTACCCCATGTGCCCACTTTAGAAACACCACTAAAAGAGTTTCAAATCATTACTCCACAAACATGTTTGAACACTCCCATGTTGAACATCATTAGGCAGGATGTATCAGTTCTTGAAGAAGATCTGTTATTAACACCCAGTCTGCCGCCAACCCCGCAGGTGAACTTTTTTAAACAACCAGTTAAAACACCATGTAAATCAAAAATGAGCCCTAATAATAATCATAAGTATAATGAAGACAAAACCAGATATGTGGAACAAAGTTTGCATTATGTATCTGATATAAAAAGTGCCAAATCCCCCACaaccataaatgaaaataaaacacaaagttcATGCAAGCAAATTCATGGCATAAATTCAGAAAGTATCAATAATGAGCCTCAAACTACtcatgaaaagaattcaaaagcTGACGCAATAATTTCAAAGAAACTTAAGCAAGAAAACATaatcacaatacaaaaacctaaaaatgaCGTTATCAGTACTAGTACAGATAGTAGTGAAGATGATATTGTCAACAACTATGTTgctaaactacaaaataacaaaagtaatgtAACAGTACAAACTAAATTAgccaataaaagtaaaataaatacaccacccagtaaaactaatatatatacaTCTTCAGAAAGCAGTAATGATGGAATAGATTATACAGTGAAAAATAATCAGACAAAAACTAACATGTCAAAACTTTCTAGTATGATCCTACAaaatgaaagaaagaaacttgattgtaaaacaaaaatacctgcctgtaataaaaaacagaaaaaaatgctTAAGAAGTGTTCTCAAAGTACAGCAAGCCTTAGTTCAAATTTTGTAGAATTAAgttcaagtaaaaaaattgaaaaaagtatcaGAAAGAAAAGTAAATCTATTGATAAGAATAGTATTTCAGAAGAAGAAAAGGAACAGAATTCAGCAAAACAATCAAAGAAGAATAACAGTCCAAAAATTAGTTCGAGcgttaataaatttgaaacatcaTTGACACCAGAAAAAGTTCGACAACAACTTCAACTTGATTTACTAAAACGAGAAAGACAGATGATTTTTGGTGATGGAGTTTCGTTTAGTTCAGATTCAGATACAGAAACAgaagtttttgaaagaaaaacatttgttgctaagaaaacaaaatcaaacaagtctgaaaaattaaaaagaaaatcatcaCAAGAAGTAAACAGTGATATTTCTTCTACTATATTTCCTACCAAGGATCAAGAAAAAGAAAAGTTTGAGAAATGTGCAAAATTTGaaaactcaaaacaaaacaaagcaacTAAAGATAGTATTGAGTTAAAAAAAGATGACAGTACTGTTGAGGAAATCACTGTAATGATAAAGGCTAGTTCTGAGAAAACCCAGCATGAATTGGTTGAAGATAGTAATAAAGAAGTATTAAGAGCTGTTGAATCAATAGCTTTGATTTCTCCTTGTCAATCTTCTCAAAGTACAGTTATAAAGTACACTGAGAGAACTACATATACTGAGCTCTCTAATAGTAGtagttatataaatgaaaataattcagAATGTATAGAAAATTTTAAGGTACAAGAACACTTAGCAAGGAGCGTTGGAtcaaaaaacattattagttCTGTTATTAAAGATAAGTCATTAGAGGacaattataatacaaatgaGGAAGATGTAAATTTGAGTAATtcacatgttaaaaataatgGTGTACACGAGAGTGAAATTACTAGAGAGAGTGAGGAAAAGGATACCATTTCAGAAAAAGACTTACCAAGACCTCCAACTCCATATAGAATCAATCCAGATAATGTAAGAAATGTTCCAAATCCTATCAATCAGTCACAATTTAGTGAGAGCTCTGAAGTTgaagaaaatcatatttttgttgtaaGTAGTACCACTTGTACCAAAATAAATACTAGCTTTTGTACATCTGAGTTTGATCCTAATATGAAATGTGGTTTTGAAGTTGATGACAATAAAGTTATAACTGCTTCTTTCTCTGAGATGATACTACATTTGGCATTACCAAGCAAAACTtgtaatcatataaaaaaaacctcTCAGGAAAAAATACCATCAGGTGGAGAAATTTCAAAATACCCAGCTGGTAAAAGAAGAGTAAAACTAACACCTGTTTGTGAtgataaatatgaacaaaaactGAAAGTAGATTATGATATTGATGAGGAGGGccatattattaataagaaagGAGAAAAACGAATTGTTAGCGATTTAGATGTTCTTGATGTAAGTTGTAGCACTATTGAGACAAATATTTCATTGGCAGAGAACAATGCATCAATTCCGAGTTCATTTGAACTTATTACTTCAAAACAGCTAGTGAAAGATTCAAAGGTGCgggaaaatgaacaaaaatgtaatttaacaaaaaatataactgataGACCTGAAACAtctagaaatgaaaataaaaattgttcattttctGATTTGAAAAAATGTGAAGTTGATAATAACACAACTGAAAGTAAATATGAACAATATATAAGTAGAGAACGAAATCAACATTACACATGTAGATATGATAGTAAAATGACCTCATCTAGTGAGAGTGCAGGTAGACCAAAAGAGGGATCTCGTAGAAAGGAAGCTGATCAGATTTCTTTGAATGAAAGTGTGTCAAGTGAAGATAAAAGAAATAAGTATATTCATAGAACACATTCAGATAGGAGGAAAGAAAGAGAGTCAAGTCATAGAAGAATGGATAGTTCTCATAGAAGAAGATCATCCGAAGAGAtcaaacaaaacaagaaatattttgaaagaagaaGATGTAGAGACTATGATCGAAGAGTTTACTCAGAAAGAAGATACTATACTTCCACTCGTAGGCAACGAAGAGAGGAATCGTCTAGTCCTGAAAGTAGAAGACGTGGTTTTAAACAGCATACATCAGAGACATCTCTAGCAAGATGTCACAGCAGTAGGACACTTAGAAGTAATACAGATAAGAAtgctttatttgttaaaaaattgaatgTGCACTATGAAGATGTTGACAATGTAGAAAAAGTAGGAAACCGAAGTGGAAAAGATGAAAGTATACTAAACCCCACTGTAAAAGTTGATCCTAGATCTGCACAGATCATAACTTACAGTGATTTAGAGAAGAATGAGTCATCTAGTGATGGAGCACCCAGCCTCATGGACTTTGCAGTAATGCATAAAACCAAAGATAACAG